In the genome of bacterium, one region contains:
- a CDS encoding disulfide oxidoreductase, with the protein MTLPTRAELGAMLTHVVVREFPETLEVFRRYGVSLVERGAVPVSAAVPGDAGPLLDALAEAIRWRDAGG; encoded by the coding sequence ATGACCCTCCCGACCCGCGCCGAGCTTGGCGCGATGCTCACGCACGTCGTCGTGCGGGAGTTCCCGGAGACACTCGAGGTCTTCCGCCGCTACGGCGTCTCGCTCGTCGAGCGGGGCGCCGTGCCCGTTTCCGCCGCGGTGCCGGGGGACGCCGGCCCGCTGCTGGACGCGCTTGCGGAGGCGATCCGCTGGCGCGACGCGGGCGGCTGA
- a CDS encoding nucleotidyltransferase translates to MKGVIMAGGFGTRLKPLTIHRPKPMVPIANRPIMEHIVNLLKRHGITDLIALLYFQPEHITEYFGDGSAFGVRMRYVTADADYGTAGAVRYASDLLEGDRVLVISGDVLTDFDLTRLIEEHEARGAEATITLTSMENPLAFGIVIVDNETGRIERFLEKPTWGEVFSDTINTGIYVLEPEALERVPPRTNMDFARDLFPQMLREGAALYGHVAQGYWRDIGNLDEYRRAHEDVLAGRVQIALPGQRRDLETATLWGEFGAAVARDVRFSGTVLLGRGVRVGRGAVLENVVVGAGGEIGEGVELRNVVLWEGCRIGQGVQMTETVCGAGVRVGEGALIREKTILSDRAEVGAFAVVGPNVKVWPDKVVDERATLTHSLIWGEAWERTLFHGARVSGIPNAEVTPEIAARLGGAYGAMLGQGAYVVASRDSDAASRMINRAIITGLMSVGVNVEDLREMPIPVVRHAVNYGRENGGIHVRRSPFDSKVVDILFFDGDGRDLPPGKTQSIERLFAREDFPRAGPDGTGGLNYPTRVVEGYREHFLSEVDRALIADRRFTLVVDYAYGTTVQVFPGLLGLLQTETVSLDAYEAPGRLSRSEEEFREALNRLGGIVRSINAELGLWIDPGGEVIHLVDDTGRPLSPERAQVVFVGLALEYLGVRRVAIPVTSPVVTANIIREAGAELIWTKTEHHAMMASAAEADLVAGVRGEFIFPAFIPAYDGMFAAVKLLEAMARSGVRLGEVADRYPPIHMRTARIACPWGRKGAVMRRLIEETEDEERQLVDGVKVWKSDREWVLIIPHSDKPYFVITVESESEERAQALLTRYAELVERWRDAA, encoded by the coding sequence ATGAAAGGCGTGATCATGGCCGGTGGCTTCGGTACGCGCCTGAAGCCGCTGACCATCCACCGTCCCAAGCCGATGGTGCCGATCGCGAATCGGCCCATCATGGAGCACATCGTCAATCTGCTGAAACGGCACGGGATCACCGATCTCATCGCGCTGCTCTATTTCCAACCGGAGCACATCACCGAGTACTTCGGCGACGGCTCCGCCTTCGGCGTCCGCATGCGGTACGTCACGGCGGACGCGGACTACGGCACGGCGGGCGCGGTGCGTTACGCGAGCGACCTGCTCGAAGGCGACCGTGTGCTGGTGATCAGCGGCGATGTGCTGACGGATTTCGACCTCACCCGGCTGATCGAGGAGCACGAGGCCCGGGGGGCGGAGGCCACGATCACGTTGACTTCGATGGAGAACCCGCTCGCCTTCGGCATCGTGATCGTGGACAACGAGACCGGCCGGATCGAGCGCTTCCTCGAGAAGCCCACGTGGGGCGAGGTGTTCAGCGACACGATCAACACGGGAATCTACGTCCTGGAGCCGGAGGCGCTCGAGCGGGTGCCGCCGAGGACGAACATGGACTTCGCCCGCGACCTGTTCCCGCAGATGCTGCGGGAGGGGGCGGCGCTGTATGGCCACGTGGCGCAGGGCTACTGGCGGGACATCGGCAACCTCGACGAGTACCGCCGCGCGCACGAGGACGTGCTGGCGGGGCGCGTGCAGATCGCGCTGCCGGGCCAGCGGCGCGACCTCGAGACAGCGACGCTGTGGGGCGAATTCGGTGCGGCCGTCGCGCGGGATGTCCGCTTCAGCGGCACCGTGTTGCTCGGGCGCGGCGTGCGGGTGGGTCGCGGCGCCGTGCTCGAGAACGTGGTGGTTGGCGCCGGCGGCGAAATCGGGGAGGGGGTGGAGCTCCGCAACGTGGTCTTGTGGGAGGGCTGCCGGATCGGCCAAGGCGTGCAGATGACCGAGACGGTGTGCGGCGCCGGCGTGCGCGTGGGCGAGGGGGCGTTGATCCGTGAGAAGACGATCCTCTCGGATCGTGCGGAGGTCGGCGCGTTCGCCGTTGTCGGGCCGAACGTGAAGGTGTGGCCGGACAAGGTGGTGGACGAGCGGGCGACGCTCACCCACTCGCTCATCTGGGGCGAAGCGTGGGAGCGGACGCTGTTCCACGGCGCGCGCGTGAGTGGAATCCCGAACGCGGAGGTCACTCCGGAGATCGCGGCGCGCCTGGGCGGCGCGTACGGCGCGATGCTGGGGCAGGGGGCCTACGTCGTCGCCTCGCGCGACTCGGATGCCGCTTCGCGGATGATCAACCGCGCCATCATCACCGGCCTGATGTCGGTGGGCGTGAACGTCGAGGATCTGCGCGAAATGCCGATCCCCGTCGTTCGCCACGCCGTCAACTACGGCCGGGAGAACGGCGGCATCCACGTGCGCCGCTCGCCGTTCGACTCCAAGGTCGTGGACATCCTGTTCTTCGATGGCGACGGGCGGGACCTGCCGCCGGGCAAGACGCAGTCCATCGAGCGGCTCTTCGCGCGCGAGGACTTCCCACGCGCGGGTCCGGACGGGACGGGCGGCCTGAACTATCCGACCCGCGTGGTCGAGGGCTATCGGGAGCACTTCCTCTCCGAGGTGGATCGCGCGCTGATCGCGGACCGTCGCTTCACCCTCGTCGTGGACTACGCGTACGGCACCACGGTGCAGGTCTTCCCGGGGCTGCTGGGGTTGCTGCAGACCGAAACCGTGAGTCTGGACGCCTACGAGGCGCCGGGCCGTCTGTCCCGCAGCGAGGAGGAGTTCCGCGAGGCCTTGAACCGGCTCGGCGGGATCGTGCGCTCGATCAACGCCGAACTGGGCCTCTGGATCGACCCGGGCGGCGAGGTGATCCACCTCGTGGACGACACGGGACGGCCGCTTTCCCCGGAGCGCGCCCAGGTCGTGTTCGTCGGGCTCGCGCTGGAGTACCTCGGAGTCCGGCGGGTCGCGATCCCCGTCACCAGCCCGGTGGTCACGGCGAACATCATCCGCGAGGCAGGTGCCGAGCTGATCTGGACCAAGACCGAGCACCACGCGATGATGGCGTCTGCCGCGGAGGCGGACCTGGTGGCGGGAGTGCGCGGCGAGTTCATCTTCCCGGCATTCATCCCCGCCTACGATGGGATGTTCGCGGCGGTCAAGCTCCTGGAGGCGATGGCGCGCTCCGGCGTCCGCCTGGGCGAGGTCGCGGACCGCTACCCGCCGATCCACATGCGTACTGCGCGCATCGCGTGCCCGTGGGGTCGGAAGGGCGCGGTCATGCGGCGGCTGATCGAGGAGACCGAGGACGAGGAGCGGCAGCTCGTGGACGGCGTCAAGGTCTGGAAGAGCGATCGCGAGTGGGTGCTGATCATCCCGCACTCGGACAAGCCGTACTTCGTCATCACGGTCGAGAGCGAGTCGGAAGAGCGGGCGCAGGCGCTGCTCACCCGCTATGCGGAGCTGGTGGAGCGGTGGCGTGACGCGGCCTGA
- the ypdA gene encoding YpdA family putative bacillithiol disulfide reductase, producing the protein MTHEHEIAVIGAGPCGLGVGVAASQAGVGCVLFDRGCITHSIAGFPTDMTFFSTADRLELGGVPFVSTAPRPTRREALAYYRAIVRYFRLDVRQYEEVIAVEGRAGAFRLRTRRLGGGEAEHRAAYVVFATGYFDSPNLLGVPGEDLPKVTHYYREAHPYYDQDCLVVGGGNSAVEAALDLYRTGARVTLVHFANGLDRGVKPWIVPDITNRLQNGEIAVYWRTRVAEIRERSVVLVSEETGERTEIPNDWVFAMTGFTPDTRLLRSLGVTVDEETGIPAHDPETMETDVPGVFVAGVLAAGKDANKIFIENGREHGPRIVEAVRRARANSR; encoded by the coding sequence TTGACGCACGAACACGAGATCGCGGTGATCGGCGCCGGCCCGTGCGGGCTGGGCGTCGGCGTGGCGGCGAGCCAGGCGGGCGTCGGGTGTGTGCTCTTCGACCGGGGGTGCATCACCCACTCCATCGCCGGCTTCCCGACCGACATGACGTTCTTCAGCACGGCGGACAGGCTGGAGCTGGGCGGCGTGCCGTTCGTCTCGACCGCCCCGCGGCCGACGCGGCGCGAGGCGCTCGCGTACTACCGCGCCATCGTCCGTTACTTCCGGCTGGACGTCCGCCAGTACGAGGAGGTCATCGCCGTCGAGGGCAGGGCGGGCGCGTTCCGGCTGCGCACGCGGCGGTTGGGCGGAGGCGAAGCCGAGCACCGGGCGGCGTACGTCGTGTTCGCGACCGGCTACTTCGACTCGCCGAACCTGCTGGGCGTGCCGGGCGAGGACCTCCCGAAGGTCACCCACTACTACCGGGAAGCGCACCCCTACTACGACCAGGACTGCCTGGTCGTGGGCGGCGGCAACTCGGCGGTGGAGGCGGCGCTCGACCTGTACCGCACCGGCGCTCGGGTCACGCTCGTGCATTTCGCCAACGGCTTGGATCGCGGGGTCAAGCCGTGGATCGTGCCGGACATCACGAACCGGCTGCAGAACGGGGAGATCGCCGTCTACTGGCGCACCCGCGTCGCGGAGATCCGGGAGCGCAGCGTCGTGCTGGTGTCGGAGGAGACGGGCGAGCGGACAGAGATCCCCAACGATTGGGTGTTCGCCATGACGGGCTTCACGCCGGATACACGGCTGCTCCGTTCGCTGGGCGTGACCGTGGACGAGGAGACCGGCATCCCGGCGCACGACCCGGAGACCATGGAAACCGATGTGCCCGGCGTCTTCGTCGCCGGCGTCCTCGCCGCCGGCAAGGACGCAAACAAGATCTTCATCGAGAACGGGCGAGAACACGGGCCGCGGATCGTGGAGGCGGTGCGGCGGGCGAGGGCGAATTCGAGGTAG